The DNA window ATGATCGCTGCTAGTTTTTTGGTCGTTTCGACTTCTTGCCAACTCACTTCTGGATGTGTATGAAAATGGTTAAAATACTCAAGTATTTGCTGCTCGATGTTCATATGATGGTCTCCTTTGGGTTGATGGATATACTTTAATAGTTTGATTGTACAGGAGCGGGGTGGATTTAAATAGATTGTGGGTTTGATTGGGCTTATGGCTTACCCGGGTGTTCGTTCGTGTTACCCGGGTGTTCTCTCTTTTTATCGAGATAGATCTGGCTAACCCGGGTGTTTGTTCGTGTTACCCGGGTGTTCGCCCGCTTTACCCGGGTGTTTGCACTTTTTATCGAAATGGTGCTGGCGTTTACCCTTTTCACTTATGAAGTGGGTGATAGATATATTTACGATGTTTGCGTCCACCTACTGGCTGACAATTGTTGTTAAGTAGAAATCGTTTAGCCGTTTCTAAATTTTTGAATCCGATAAAATCACGACATTCGGCTGTGTTAATGGTGGGTTTTATTAGCATAAACCATTCTTGTAGCGTTACAACATGGGCATTTCTGCTGACGAGTCTGCACGTTTCGCATTCCCAGGCTATTTGAGTTCTGATCATTTTCCCGAAATGGCAACGTGGACAAAAAACGCCTGTTTCGATTTCAGTTGGGTTGATTTGAAATTTGGGAGCGAGCGGAAAAGGTTGATAGTCTTCATGTGCTGCGAGGAGTGCGTTACCGAGCTGGTGGAGTTCTTCAATAGAAATGATTGTCTTTGACAAATTTAATTTAGAAAGGTAAAAGTTGAGTTCACCTACTGCTAAAATGTGGGAATCTGGTGGTGTGTTTTCAACAATTTGCGAAGGGTGCGATATAACGATAATGCTAAAGATAGGCAACTGGCATCTCAGTGTTCTCAAAAATTTCCCCATACGCATCACCGTTTCGTTCATTTGTGTGATGGGACTTTTATAGCTCCTAATTTCTCCATCTGGCAAAACAGAATGGAGCGCGCTTGGATTTTGTTTGAATTGAAGCTTCCCTGTAATGTTTTTGACTTCAAGCAAAATCACACAGCTTTGTGTAATCAAAACGGTATCGACCTGTAACTTGTACGGTGCGGGCAATGAAAAATCTTGGATAAGTTGGTATGCATAAGGTGGGTCGAAAAAGTCGAGCGCTTCGTCTAACCGCTCTTCACCACCAAAACCCGCTCTCGCATTGTTAAGACTATTTTTCACTGCAGCACGTTTGGGATGAGTAGGTGAAATTCTCTTTAATAACGCTTCATAACCTGCAATTTTAGCTGGTTTTTCCCGGTGTTTAATAATCATAGACTCCCTCCTTTTTTATTAGTTTAGCAGGTCTTCAAGGTTTTTGCCATTTATATCCAAATTTCATTTTTGATGTGAATATACGGAGCAAATATTGTATTTGGAGTGAGTGAGTCGGCATTTCTATTTGAAATTTCTATAAAAATGACTCTCATCCACCCCCCAAAAACCAATATGCCCAAGAACGGCTTTTCGCCAGCGAAAAGCCCCAAAACATGAGCGATCTTCTTTATACATGACCTTCCTCCGCTTACCCGAACTTTTGAGCTCTTTACATGAATTTTCCGCACTCTTACATGAATTTTTTATTTCTTTACATGCATCCACTCCCCATCCGAACTCAATCTCTTTAAAGCAATCCCAACAAAAAAAGCCGCCTTAATGGCGACTTTTCACGGGTATTGAAAGAATCATTTCTTCTAGTAGTACCGGCATTTCTTCGAATGTGTTTTTGATGTGCAAGCGTTCTGTGCGTTTATGCGCATCTTTTCCGTAAGGGCCGACGTTTAGGACGGGTGCCTTGAGCTCTTTCATGGCTTGGAATGGAATGCTGTAGGAATCGCCGTAAACGGGTGTGTTGTTTTCGTAAGCGATCCATCCGTCACTTTGGTCGTTATAGCTGACGTAGCTCAAGTCTGAGATGCCGTTAAAGTAATGACCTTGTTTAACATCGAGGTCGAATTTTTGTTTGGCATTTGTTGTGACTTGTTCGACGCAACGTTTAACGAGTTCGTTTTCGGATGAATTGACGGATGGGTAATAAGGTGGTGCAAACATTAATACCATTGCCGGCGTCAATTCTTGGCAGTTGATCAGCAAGATGTCTGTGACGTGCATTGATTTTTCGCGAATGTCTAAATCAGGCATTATTAATGTGTCGTGTAATAAGTCTGTGATGTAGTCGTGACCGAATTTATTGCGTGCGTATTCCATTAGTTTTTCGTAGCGCATAACGTTGATTCCGCCGACTGGTTCGATGT is part of the Planococcus sp. PAMC 21323 genome and encodes:
- a CDS encoding nuclease-related domain-containing protein gives rise to the protein MIIKHREKPAKIAGYEALLKRISPTHPKRAAVKNSLNNARAGFGGEERLDEALDFFDPPYAYQLIQDFSLPAPYKLQVDTVLITQSCVILLEVKNITGKLQFKQNPSALHSVLPDGEIRSYKSPITQMNETVMRMGKFLRTLRCQLPIFSIIVISHPSQIVENTPPDSHILAVGELNFYLSKLNLSKTIISIEELHQLGNALLAAHEDYQPFPLAPKFQINPTEIETGVFCPRCHFGKMIRTQIAWECETCRLVSRNAHVVTLQEWFMLIKPTINTAECRDFIGFKNLETAKRFLLNNNCQPVGGRKHRKYIYHPLHK